In Macadamia integrifolia cultivar HAES 741 chromosome 5, SCU_Mint_v3, whole genome shotgun sequence, a single window of DNA contains:
- the LOC122078968 gene encoding zinc finger protein VAR3, chloroplastic-like codes for MKKGDWTCPQCNFMNFARNVRCLECKEEGPKRVGVDDVEMKKGDWTCPQCRFMNFARNTKCLRCQVSRPKRQLNPGEWECPSCDFLNYRKNMVCLKCNCGRPKDSAMEYEAHIWKKPR; via the exons ATGAAGAAAGGGGACTGGACCTGCCCGCA ATGCAATTTTATGAACTTCGCTAGAAATGTGCGATGCCTAGAATGCAAAGAAGAGGGACCTAAGAGAGttggtgtggatgatgttgaaATGAAGAAAGGGGACTGGACCTGCCCTCA GTGCAGATTCATGAACTTTGCTCGCAATACTAAGTGTCTGCGTTGCCAAGTGTCACGACCGAAAAGACAGCTAAACCCTGGGGAGTGGGAATGCCCCTC CTGTGATTTCTTGAATTACCGAAAAAACATGGTGTGCCTGAAATGCAACTGTGGACGCCCCAAGGACTCGGCAATGGAATATGAAGCACATATATGGAAAAAGCCTCGTTGA
- the LOC122078154 gene encoding anthocyanidin 5,3-O-glucosyltransferase-like — protein sequence MKDNLVLYPSPGIGHLVSTVELGRLILKEYPSFSVTILITPPPFNTGSTGPYITRISATTPSISFHHLPPIPISPESISSPHFEAIIFEVSRRNNPNVHQALLTISQSSTIRALIIDTFCSPARDVAASLNIPVYNFFTSGATTLSVMLYFPTIHKNTTKSFKDLGSTILDIPGTPPIPAKDMVKPLLDRNDEAYQGFLEFYSRMPESKGILINTFESLQPRALKALSAGLCLPDSPTPPIYCVGPIITADDRTGGEHGEIHECLTWLDSQPSRSVVFLCFGSLGLFSAAQLKEIAIGLEKSGQRFLWVVRNPPTEDKSWRHLVPPEPDLDALLPEGFLERTKDRGFVVKLWAPQMEVLNRESVGGFVTHCGWNSVLEGVCAGVPMIAWPLYAEQRLNRIFLVEEAKLAIPMNESEDGFVSAAEVEKRVRELMESDEGKALRERTMALRDAAVAATSEGGSSRAAFSEVAELWKSSS from the coding sequence ATGAAAGACAACTTAGTTTTGTATCCCTCTCCGGGGATCGGCCATCTTGTGTCGACGGTGGAACTAGGAAGGCTCATACTCAAAGAATATCCATCTTTCTCCGTCACTATTCTCATCACTCCCCCACCTTTCAACACAGGTTCCACGGGTCCTTACATCACCCGCATCTCTGCTACTACCCCATCCATTTCCTTCCACCACCTCCCTCCCATCCCAATCTCTCCTGAATCCATTTCCTCTCCCCATTTTGAAGCCATCATCTTTGAGGTCTCTCGCCGGAACAACCCGAATGTCCACCAAGCACTCCTCACCATCTCCCAATCCTCTACCATCCGAGCCTTGATCATCGACACGTTTTGTTCTCCTGCTCGTGATGTTGCAGCTTCTTTAAACATTCCTGTTTACAACTTCTTCACATCGGGAGCCACCACCCTTTCTGTCATGCTCTacttcccaacaatccataaGAACACCACAAAAAGCTTCAAAGATCTAGGTTCCACCATTCTTGACATTCCTGGCACGCCACCCATCCCTGCAAAAGACATGGTCAAGCCCCTTCTCGATCGAAATGACGAGGCCTATCAGGGCTTCTTAGAATTTTACTCTAGAATGCCCGAATCGAAGGGAATTCTCATAAATACATTTGAATCATTACAGCCCAGGGCTTTGAAGGCGCTGTCCGCCGGGTTATGCCTTCCCGATAGTCCTACACCACCGATTTACTGCGTCGGCCCTATCATCACGGCAGATGATCGAACAGGTGGTGAGCATGGTGAGATACACGAGTGCCTGACTTGGCTCGATTCCCAGCCGAGCCGGAGCGTCGTGTTCCTCTGCTTCGGAAGCTTAGGACTATTCTCTGCAgcacagttgaaggagataGCAATTGGTTTGGAGAAGAGTGGGCAAAGGTTCCTGTGGGTGGTGCGTAATCCACCCACCGAGGACAAAAGCTGGCGTCATTTAGTACCGCCGGAGCCAGATTTGGATGCTTTGCTGCCGGAAGGTTTCTTGGAACGGACGAAAGACAGAGGGTTCGTTGTAAAGTTGTGGGCCCCACAGATGGAGGTGTTAAATCGGGAATCTGTTGGTGGGTTTGTGACTCACTGTGGTTGGAACTCGGTGTTGGAAGGGGTGTGTGCAGGAGTTCCCATGATTGCATGGCCACTCTATGCAGAGCAACGGCTGAATcggatatttttggtggaggagGCGAAACTCGCCATTCCCATGAACGAGTCAGAAGATGGGTTTGTGAGTGCTGCCGAGGTTGAAAAGCGAGTGAGAGAATTGATGGAATCGGATGAAGGGAAAGCTCTTAGAGAGCGTACCATGGCCTTGAGAGATGCCGCTGTGGCCGCGACAAGTGAGGGCGGCTCATCCCGGGCTGCATTCTCTGAGGTAGCCGAGTTATGGAAATCGTCTAGTTAA
- the LOC122079926 gene encoding probable transcription factor At5g28040, whose amino-acid sequence MLSAPLIKPHTISPKAKPSMASTPTPSPTPPQGPQPQPQLLTIKAAARKLPVKRKSPDTPSHSSPVPNSIPKLETVDEEDLEDAAGDDLKPSPFKYHRIWLELDEIRFLHGLLDCSTDGFVFPRDLHLFYDRFSQSMPQPYTKSQLSEKLRRLRKKFRVISNRISRGLDPSLLTPHDSALFNLSKQLWHPSYVSSSPFQSNKQKSSEVTVRVGFSPATAVLDPSSFNINDANTVEEDTELNLESNLRSGQKHGLPTGDDFGGFSSSGDGGLGRFSAKTIMDVFDRSLKELTMTLARRGLLYPDQSSTSTTAGWSKQGEAVDFEKRWRQQRAAELDVLVRRFRLVLENDNRWTMSAPRPL is encoded by the coding sequence ATGCTCTCAGCCCCTTTGATCAAACCACATACCATTTCTCCAAAGGCGAAGCCATCCATGGCCTCTACCCCAACCCCAAGCCCGACTCCTCCGCAAGGACCACAACCACAACCCCAACTCCTTACCATTAAGGCAGCAGCTCGCAAGCTCCCCGTCAAACGCAAATCCCCTGACACTCCATCTCATTCCTCTCCGGTTCCGAACTCGATCCCCAAACTTGAAACCGTAGACGAGGAAGACCTCGAAGATGCAGCGGGAGACGATCTCAAGCCTTCTCCCTTCAAATACCATCGCATATGGCTCGAATTAGACGAAATTCGATTTCTCCACGGCCTCCTCGATTGCTCCACCGATGGTTTTGTCTTCCCACGAGATCTCCATCTCTTTTACGATCGGTTCTCACAGTCTATGCCTCAGCCTTACACCAAGTCCCAGCTCTCCGAGAAGCTTCGCCGCCTCCGTAAGAAGTTTCGTGTCATCTCCAACAGAATTTCGCGTGGGCTTGATCCTTCGCTTCTCACTCCGCACGATAGTGCGCTTTTCAATCTTTCGAAGCAGCTCTGGCACCCTTCTTATGTCTCTTCGTCTCCCTTTCAATCTAATAAGCAGAAGTCCTCCGAGGTTACGGTTAGGGTTGGCTTCTCTCCTGCTACAGCGGTTCTAGACCCAAGCAGCTTTAATATCAATGACGCTAATACGGTCGAGGAAGATACTGAATTGAATTTAGAGTCCAATCTCCGCAGTGGACAGAAGCATGGTTTGCCCACAGGCGATGATTTCGGTGGTTTCAGTAGCAGTGGCGATGGTGGGCTCGGACGATTCTCAGCGAAGACAATCATGGATGTGTTTGATAGATCCCTCAAAGAGCTGACAATGACATTGGCTCGCCGGGGGCTGCTTTATCCGGACCAGAGCTCTACGTCTACCACAGCTGGTTGGTCGAAACAGGGGGAAGCAGTAGATTTTGAGAAGAGGTGGCGACAGCAACGGGCAGCGGAGCTGGATGTGCTGGTTCGTCGCTTTAGGTTGGTTCTTGAGAATGACAATCGATGGACGATGAGCGCCCCACGACCATTGTGA